A single genomic interval of Methyloceanibacter caenitepidi harbors:
- the fabI gene encoding enoyl-ACP reductase FabI — protein sequence MAPTKDIAEPGPLMAGKRGLVMGVANDRSIAWGIARVLHGQGAELAFSYQGGAFGRRAVPLAQSIGAEIIEEVDVEDLDSVDRMLDVIREKWGKLDFVVHALAFSDRNELKGRYCDTTRKNFEHTMVISCFSFTEICKRASDMMNEGGSLLTLTYGGSTRVVPCYNVMGVAKAALEASVRYLASDLGPQGIRVNALSAGPMRTLAGAGISDARTLLHYQQQHAPMRRSPTLDEVGGSALYLLSDLSGAVTGEVHFVDCGYATTFMPDLESLKEIERAEEIGNAMAKAAPREAAQ from the coding sequence ATGGCACCGACCAAAGATATTGCAGAACCCGGACCGCTGATGGCGGGCAAGCGCGGCTTGGTGATGGGCGTCGCTAACGATCGATCGATCGCTTGGGGCATCGCCCGCGTCTTGCACGGACAGGGCGCCGAGTTGGCGTTCAGCTATCAGGGCGGTGCGTTCGGCCGCCGCGCCGTGCCGCTGGCCCAATCGATCGGTGCGGAGATCATCGAAGAGGTTGATGTCGAGGATCTCGACAGCGTCGACCGTATGCTCGATGTGATCCGGGAAAAATGGGGCAAGCTGGACTTCGTGGTCCACGCGCTGGCGTTCTCAGACCGGAACGAGCTCAAAGGCCGCTACTGCGATACCACGCGGAAGAACTTCGAGCACACGATGGTCATCTCCTGTTTCTCCTTCACGGAAATCTGCAAGCGCGCCTCTGACATGATGAACGAAGGCGGCTCGCTCCTGACGCTGACCTATGGCGGCTCGACCCGCGTGGTGCCTTGCTACAACGTCATGGGCGTGGCCAAGGCGGCCTTGGAAGCGTCGGTACGCTATCTTGCCTCCGATCTTGGGCCACAAGGAATCCGCGTGAACGCGCTGTCTGCCGGCCCCATGCGGACGCTGGCGGGTGCGGGTATTTCCGATGCGCGGACGCTGCTGCACTACCAGCAGCAGCATGCGCCGATGCGCCGTTCGCCGACGCTGGACGAGGTCGGCGGTTCCGCGTTGTACCTTCTGTCCGATCTGTCCGGCGCCGTCACGGGCGAGGTGCATTTCGTCGATTGCGGGTACGCAACGACCTTCATGCCCGATCTCGAGTCGCTGAAGGAGATCGAGCGGGCCGAGGAGATCGGCAACGCGATGGCCAAAGCCGCGCCGCGCGAAGCCGCGCAATAG
- the fabB gene encoding beta-ketoacyl-ACP synthase I: MKRVVVTGMGIVSSIGNNAQEVLASLREAKSGIVKADKYAELGFRCQVHGAPSLDWEEAIDRKVRRFMGAGAGWNYVAMEQAIQDAGLEESDISNERTGLIMGSGGPSTRAIVQAADTTRERGPKKVGPFEVPKSMSSTNSATLSTPYHIKGVSYSISSACSTSAHCIGNAAELIQLGKQDIIFAGGGEELDWTLSVLFDAMNAMSSDFNDQPEKASRAYDAARDGFVIAGGAGVLVLEELEHAKARGAKIYAEIVGYGATSDGHDMVLPSGEGAVRCMRMAMQCLGDDKIDYINPHATSTPQGDVLEIQAIRDVFGEDCPPISATKSLTGHSLGAAGVHEAIYSLLMMKNGFICESANIENLDPDVADVPIVRERQDGVALNTVMSNSFGFGGTNASLVFRRLDR, encoded by the coding sequence ATGAAACGCGTGGTCGTAACCGGCATGGGCATCGTTTCCTCGATCGGTAACAACGCCCAGGAAGTCTTGGCCTCTCTCCGGGAGGCCAAGTCCGGCATCGTCAAGGCCGACAAATACGCCGAACTCGGATTTCGCTGCCAGGTTCACGGCGCCCCCTCGCTCGATTGGGAGGAGGCGATCGACCGCAAGGTTCGCCGCTTCATGGGCGCGGGGGCAGGCTGGAACTACGTGGCCATGGAGCAAGCCATTCAGGATGCGGGACTGGAGGAGAGCGATATCTCCAACGAGCGCACCGGGCTGATCATGGGCTCGGGCGGTCCCTCGACCCGGGCCATCGTGCAGGCGGCCGACACGACGCGCGAGCGCGGACCGAAGAAGGTCGGACCCTTCGAAGTCCCCAAATCCATGAGTTCGACGAATTCGGCGACGCTCTCCACGCCCTATCACATCAAGGGCGTGAGCTACTCCATTTCCTCGGCTTGCTCCACGAGCGCCCATTGCATCGGCAATGCGGCCGAACTGATTCAGCTTGGCAAGCAGGACATCATCTTTGCGGGCGGCGGCGAAGAGCTCGATTGGACGCTCTCGGTTCTGTTCGACGCGATGAACGCGATGTCGTCCGACTTCAACGATCAGCCGGAGAAGGCGAGCCGCGCCTACGACGCGGCACGCGACGGGTTCGTGATCGCCGGCGGCGCTGGCGTGCTTGTGCTCGAGGAGCTGGAGCATGCCAAGGCGCGCGGCGCGAAGATCTACGCCGAGATCGTCGGCTACGGTGCGACGTCGGACGGTCACGACATGGTGCTGCCGTCGGGCGAGGGCGCGGTGCGCTGTATGCGGATGGCCATGCAGTGCCTCGGCGACGACAAGATCGACTACATCAACCCCCATGCCACATCGACGCCTCAGGGCGACGTCTTGGAGATTCAGGCCATCCGCGACGTGTTCGGCGAGGATTGCCCGCCGATCAGCGCCACCAAGTCGCTGACGGGCCATTCGCTTGGTGCGGCGGGCGTGCACGAGGCGATCTATTCGTTGCTGATGATGAAGAATGGCTTCATCTGCGAATCCGCGAACATCGAAAATCTTGACCCGGACGTCGCGGACGTCCCAATTGTCCGTGAACGCCAGGACGGCGTTGCTCTAAACACGGTAATGTCCAACAGTTTTGGTTTTGGAGGCACGAACGCCTCCCTCGTTTTCCGCCGGTTGGACCGCTGA
- the fabA gene encoding 3-hydroxyacyl-[acyl-carrier-protein] dehydratase FabA — MSVQEPLAERQSSFDYEDLLACGRGELFGPGNAQLPLPPMLMFDRIPLLDPTGGEFGRGQIVAELDVKPDLWFFACHFQGDPVMPGCLGLDALWQMLGFFLGCTGAPGKGRALGVGEVKFSGMVVPTVKKLEYVVDVQRVIRRKFALGTGNGLLKADGETIYTAQDLRVGLFQAEEGAPAGA, encoded by the coding sequence ATGAGCGTGCAAGAACCACTGGCGGAACGGCAGTCCAGCTTCGACTATGAGGATCTGCTTGCCTGCGGCCGGGGCGAGCTGTTCGGCCCTGGCAACGCGCAATTGCCTCTGCCGCCCATGCTGATGTTCGACCGGATTCCGCTTCTGGACCCGACCGGCGGCGAATTTGGCCGCGGTCAAATCGTGGCGGAATTGGACGTGAAGCCCGATCTTTGGTTCTTCGCCTGTCACTTCCAGGGGGATCCCGTCATGCCGGGTTGCCTTGGACTGGACGCGCTCTGGCAGATGCTCGGGTTCTTCCTCGGCTGTACGGGCGCCCCCGGCAAAGGGCGGGCCCTCGGGGTCGGCGAGGTGAAGTTCTCCGGCATGGTGGTGCCGACAGTGAAAAAGCTGGAATATGTCGTCGATGTTCAGCGGGTGATCCGCCGCAAGTTCGCCTTAGGAACCGGCAATGGTCTGCTGAAGGCGGACGGCGAGACGATTTACACGGCTCAGGACCTTCGGGTCGGGCTGTTCCAGGCGGAAGAAGGCGCACCCGCTGGTGCATAG
- the irrA gene encoding iron response transcriptional regulator IrrA, which translates to MTTADDPRMAPAGDAARLLRGAGLRPTRQRLALARLLFAEGDRHVTAERLHEEAVASQVPVSLATVYNTLHQFTEAGLLRAVAVEGAKTYFDTNTSNHFHFFCEDSADLLDIDTSAIRIEGLPEAPDGKVISRVDVLVRLVDKDS; encoded by the coding sequence ATGACGACCGCAGACGATCCCAGGATGGCCCCGGCCGGCGATGCAGCACGGCTGCTGCGCGGTGCCGGACTTCGGCCCACGCGTCAGCGGCTCGCCCTGGCCCGGCTGCTCTTTGCCGAAGGCGACCGGCACGTGACGGCCGAGCGCCTGCACGAGGAAGCCGTTGCTTCGCAGGTCCCTGTCTCGCTGGCGACGGTCTACAACACGCTTCACCAGTTCACCGAGGCTGGCCTCTTGCGTGCCGTGGCCGTGGAAGGCGCGAAGACATATTTCGACACCAACACGTCGAACCACTTCCACTTCTTCTGCGAGGACAGCGCGGATTTGCTTGATATCGACACGAGCGCGATCCGCATCGAAGGCTTGCCCGAGGCGCCCGACGGCAAGGTGATCAGCCGCGTGGACGTGCTGGTCCGTCTCGTCGACAAGGACAGCTAA
- a CDS encoding SH3 domain-containing protein, which translates to MGNRRTIGQGTALALAGGALLAGLVLHGAPAPVAAAEVVVPVAANGQSSGLRVPRFVSLKSDKVNVRRGPSTDQSIVWVFSRAGLPVEVIAEFENWRRVRDSEGADGWVFHSLLSGRRTVLVSPWSKGKQGPVSIPLHSSRSAGSGVVAQLQPGVLGDLVECDGSWCELSIGNYSGYVQQEKLWGVYRNEKIE; encoded by the coding sequence ATGGGAAATCGCAGGACTATAGGGCAGGGGACGGCGCTGGCACTGGCCGGGGGCGCTCTTCTCGCGGGCCTGGTTCTGCATGGGGCTCCGGCGCCGGTCGCGGCGGCGGAGGTTGTCGTCCCTGTCGCCGCGAACGGCCAAAGCTCCGGCCTGCGCGTGCCGCGCTTCGTCAGCCTCAAATCGGACAAGGTCAATGTCCGGCGCGGACCCAGCACCGATCAGTCGATCGTCTGGGTGTTCTCACGGGCCGGCCTGCCGGTGGAGGTGATTGCCGAGTTCGAGAACTGGCGGCGAGTCCGGGACAGCGAAGGCGCCGATGGCTGGGTCTTCCACAGCCTCCTCAGTGGACGGCGTACCGTCCTCGTCAGCCCCTGGAGCAAGGGCAAGCAGGGCCCGGTCTCGATCCCGCTTCACAGTAGCCGGTCCGCCGGGTCAGGCGTCGTCGCGCAGCTTCAACCGGGAGTCTTGGGCGACCTCGTCGAATGCGACGGCTCTTGGTGTGAGCTGTCGATCGGCAATTACTCCGGCTACGTGCAACAGGAGAAGCTCTGGGGCGTGTACCGGAACGAGAAGATCGAGTAG